In one Gossypium hirsutum isolate 1008001.06 chromosome D09, Gossypium_hirsutum_v2.1, whole genome shotgun sequence genomic region, the following are encoded:
- the LOC107892062 gene encoding uncharacterized protein At2g29880 isoform X1, producing MSGASESNVSSQTSRGTKRKWVPEEDAALVSYMVDLHNVGTFNVDMGFKAGYLNELEKMLEKALPNAMLKARLNIESRIRVLKRDWSIVYDMLNGQNNSGFGWDEHRQLVVLEYAVWNSYLNSHKEAGQFRHRSFPYYSQLTAIYTRDRATGKDAQTAADVIEEINVQDVPTTDMNEERNKFYDCEADVSLDDMDVSPTEPRPDRNQGGSSSSKKKKKNSDASDNISSSFNEAATLLAENMRAIGEQISRSIASDVVVQQKSEEFQIIQEKATNLYPTLCEIEGLSVDERYRALSKILDHPTQMLVFFSLPSDVWLEWVRRFLVDH from the exons ATGTCAGGTGCTTCAGAATCAAATGTTTCTTCCCAAAcatctcgaggaaccaaaaggaaatgggttccagaagaagatgcagcgTTGGTTTCCTATATggtggacttgcacaatgttggaacctttAATGTTGATATGGGGTTTAAAGCCGGTTAtttaaacgagttggaaaaaatgttagaaaaggctttacccaatgcaatgttgaaggctaGACTTAATATTGAATCAAGGATTAGGGTACTGAAAAGGGATTGGTCAATCgtgtatgacatgcttaatggccaaaacaacagcggttttggttgggatgagcataggcagctcgttgttctTGAATATGCGGTTTGGAACTCTTATttaaat AGCCATAAAGAAGCCGGTCAATTCAGACATCGTAGTTTCCCTTACTACAGCCAACTTACTGCCATCTACACACGAGATCGAGCGACTGGtaaagatgctcaaacagccgctgatgttattgaagaaataaatgttCAGGATGTacctactacagatatgaatgaagaaagAAACAAATTCTATGattgcgaagctgacgtctctttggatgacatggatgtttctccTACGGAGCCGCGACCAGATAgaaaccaagggggttcctcatcttcaaagaagaaaaagaagaattctGATGCAAGTGATAATATTTCTTCTTCATttaatgaggctgccactttattggcAGAAAACATGCGGGCCATTGGCgaacaaatcagtaggagtattgcctccgatgtgGTAGTTCAACAGAAGTCAGAAGAATTCCAGATCATTCAAGAAAAAGCTACAAATTTATATCCAACCTTATGTGAAATAGAAGGTTTATCTGTGGATGAGCGGTATCgagctttgagtaaaattttagatcatccaactcaaatgctcgttttctttagtttaccttctgatgtgtggttggaatgggtcagaagatttcttgttgaccattaa
- the LOC121220747 gene encoding uncharacterized protein, with protein sequence MKKSWALIDVASWGIEVALLVLILIGSISANSVSEEADVKGMSQLLNRPCDEIYVVGEGETLHTISDKCGDPFILERNPHINDPDDVFPGLVIKIIFSPARKL encoded by the coding sequence ATGAAGAAATCGTGGGCGCTAATCGATGTAGCCTCCTGGGGTATCGAGGTAGCCTTATTGGTCTTAATATTGATAGGTTCCATCAGCGCAAACTCTGTATCGGAGGAAGCAGATGTGAAAGGGATGAGCCAACTGTTGAACCGACCTTGTGATGAAATCTATGTGGTAGGAGAAGGGGAGACCCTTCACACAATCAGCGACAAGTGTGGCGACCCTTTCATCCTTGAGCGCAACCCTCACATCAATGACCCTGATGATGTTTTCCCTGGCCTtgttattaaaatcattttttcacCTGCTAGAAAACTATAG
- the LOC107892062 gene encoding uncharacterized protein At2g29880 isoform X2 → MVDLHNVGTFNVDMGFKAGYLNELEKMLEKALPNAMLKARLNIESRIRVLKRDWSIVYDMLNGQNNSGFGWDEHRQLVVLEYAVWNSYLNSHKEAGQFRHRSFPYYSQLTAIYTRDRATGKDAQTAADVIEEINVQDVPTTDMNEERNKFYDCEADVSLDDMDVSPTEPRPDRNQGGSSSSKKKKKNSDASDNISSSFNEAATLLAENMRAIGEQISRSIASDVVVQQKSEEFQIIQEKATNLYPTLCEIEGLSVDERYRALSKILDHPTQMLVFFSLPSDVWLEWVRRFLVDH, encoded by the exons ATggtggacttgcacaatgttggaacctttAATGTTGATATGGGGTTTAAAGCCGGTTAtttaaacgagttggaaaaaatgttagaaaaggctttacccaatgcaatgttgaaggctaGACTTAATATTGAATCAAGGATTAGGGTACTGAAAAGGGATTGGTCAATCgtgtatgacatgcttaatggccaaaacaacagcggttttggttgggatgagcataggcagctcgttgttctTGAATATGCGGTTTGGAACTCTTATttaaat AGCCATAAAGAAGCCGGTCAATTCAGACATCGTAGTTTCCCTTACTACAGCCAACTTACTGCCATCTACACACGAGATCGAGCGACTGGtaaagatgctcaaacagccgctgatgttattgaagaaataaatgttCAGGATGTacctactacagatatgaatgaagaaagAAACAAATTCTATGattgcgaagctgacgtctctttggatgacatggatgtttctccTACGGAGCCGCGACCAGATAgaaaccaagggggttcctcatcttcaaagaagaaaaagaagaattctGATGCAAGTGATAATATTTCTTCTTCATttaatgaggctgccactttattggcAGAAAACATGCGGGCCATTGGCgaacaaatcagtaggagtattgcctccgatgtgGTAGTTCAACAGAAGTCAGAAGAATTCCAGATCATTCAAGAAAAAGCTACAAATTTATATCCAACCTTATGTGAAATAGAAGGTTTATCTGTGGATGAGCGGTATCgagctttgagtaaaattttagatcatccaactcaaatgctcgttttctttagtttaccttctgatgtgtggttggaatgggtcagaagatttcttgttgaccattaa